A stretch of DNA from Paenibacillus albus:
CAGATCGTTCAGGCTGAGCGACGGCGTCAGCTGCAAATGCGCAACGAGCCGCGTGCCGTCAATTGTCCCGGCAACATAAGTTGTGATCCGCTGCCGTCCGAACTCGTTCGCAAGCGCCGCATCCAGGGAGGCGCGCAGTGCAGCTGCATGTTCGGGAGGGCTATCCGGCCCTAAAGCGGAGTGAAGATGAAATAAAACGCTTACATAATTGCCGTCTGAAGGAAGCCGAAAGCTCGATTCGGCAAGCAGAAGACCCATATAGTCCGCATCCGGGCTGCCTTGAGCAAGCTGTACGGCGTAATCCCGCTGCAGCATTCCGATGCTCGATTCCAGCTTGGCTGCAGAATCGGCAAGCCGCTGATGCTGCTCCGCTTCCTGCCTGCAGGCGTCGGTCACGCTGCCGATGCAGCCCTTCAGCTCAGCAACGCTGATCGGCTTCTCGATAAAACTAACCGCTTTCAACTGAATAGCCGCCTTCAAATACTCCTTGTCTGCGTAGCCGCTAATGAAGACGAACTTGCAGCGCGGCAATTCGGCCTGTACGCGCCTTGCCAGCTCAATGCCCGTCATGGTCGGCATCCGAATATCCGATAGAATGATATCCGGTTTGAAAGCGAGCGCGACTTCAAGCGCGGTATGTCCGTCATCGGCCTCACGGATTTCGCCAATTCCGAACTCTGACCAAGGAAGACACATTTTGAGCCCATCCCGGGTTCGTTTCTCATCATCAACAATTAATAGGTTGAGCAAGCAGCAGACAACTCCTTCCGGCATGAATCTTGTAAATTCACCATATCAGATTCCGCTGCAATGCCACAATACGTTCCTTGCGCGGACTATAGAATAGTGCACCAAATTATAAAACCGCATCCTATTGGAAGTGCTTACATCCTCCTATAATCAGGTTATAGCCAGACAACGACCTAGTAACGGAGCGTGCAAAGCTTATGGTCCGAAAAAGAAATCTGCTGTTCTATCTTGTTCAGAATCGTCCCTTCCTGCTGATGATTCTTCCCGCAGTGCTATTCTTCATCCTGTTCTCCTATTTGCCAATGGCGGGGATCATCGTTGCCTTCAAGAACTTCCGCTTCGACCGCGGCATCTTCGGCAGCGACTGGAACGGCATCAACAACTTCCGGTTTCTGTTTCTCTCCGGGCAGATCTGGAATATTTTCAAAAACACGTTCTTCTATAACGTAGCCTTTATCGTAACGGGCACCGTCATTCAAGTCGGGGTCGCGGTTCTGCTCTCCGAATTGTCCTCGAAGTTCATGAGCCGTTTCTCGCAAAGCTTAATGTTTCTGCCATACTTCATCTCCTGGGTCATCGTCGGCGCGTTCTTCTACAACTTGTTCAACTTCGACTATGGCCTTGTGAACGCGGTACTGAAGGCGCTCGGCCTCGACCCCGTAGACGTGTATAGCTCGCCTGGGATGTGGAAGTACATTCTCGTCTTCTTCAACAACTGGAAGTGGATCGGCTACGGCTCGGTGTTATATCTTGGCGCGATACTCAGCATTGACGAAGAAATGTATGAAGCGGCAGATATCGACGGAGCGAACGTATTTCAGAAAATCTTCCGGATCACGCTGCCGAACATCGTGCCGACGGTCATTATTATGGTGCTGCTGCAGGTCGGCAATGTTTTCAGAGGCGATTTCGGCATGTTCTATCAGTTGGTCGGCAACAACGGCAATCTATACGATGCGACCGACATTATCGACACGTACGTGTTCCGGGCTTTATCCCAGATGGGCGACATTCCGATGTCATCGGCCGCGGCTTGCGTTCAGTCCGTCATGTGCTTCCTGACCATTAGCGTCGTCAATGGCATCGTCCGCAAATTCAGTAAAGAAAACGCCCTCTACTAAAGGAGATCGGGATATGAAAGCGATCCGACTGGATAAACTGGCGCTTAACATTGTCGCCTATGCCGTTATTGCCATTGTTGCGCTGCTGTGCGTCATTCCGTTCATCATGGTGCTGGCGGGCTCTTTCACCTCCGAGAATGCCGTCATGACGAACGGCTACGGTCTCTGGCCGTCCGTCTTCTCGGTAGAGTCCTATCGAGCTATTCTGACTGATCCGACATCATTGCTGAAAGCATACGGCGTCACGCTGCTCATTACGATTACGGGCACGGTCGCGGGCTTGTTCCTTACGGCGATGACGGCTTACGTGCTCTACCGCAAGGAATTCAGGTATCGGAATAAATTCGCCTTCTTCTTCTACTTTACGACACTGTTCAACGGCGGGCTCGTTGCCTATTATCTGATTATGTTGAAGTATTATCATATGAAGGACAGCTTGCTCGCCCTAATCGTGCCGCTGCTGCTGTCACCCTATTACATTCTCATCATGCGAAATTTCCTGAATGCAGTGCCGGATGCCATACCGGAATCGGCCAAAGTCGACGGTGCCAGTGAATTTACGATTTTCACACGGCTCTGCTTGCCGCTCATGAAGCCGGCGTTAGCTTCTATCGGCATGTTCATCGCACTGGGGTATTGGAATGATTGGTATCAAGCAGCGCTGTTCATTGACGATCAGAACAAATTTCCGCTGCAATATATGCTGTACAAAATGATCACGAACATCGAATTCCTCTCCTACGCAGCAGGCAACAACGGTATTCCGACGGTTGAGCTGCCCCATGAAACGGTGAAGCTCGCGATGACCGTTGTCTCTATTGGTCCGGTTGTGCTGGTTTACCCGTTCGTGCAGAAGTATTTTGTCAAAGGGCTGACGGTCGGTGCGGTGAAAGGGTAGGCGAGTGGAGGGAGTTAGACACGCAAGTGGCATTGGTTCTGGTTATAACCGTAGAGCGGTTTAACATACAGCAGATGAGAAAAAGATGAATGAAATTGAGGAGGTCAATTGGATTGAAGACGCAGACCAAGAAAGCGATTATGATCGGCACGCTTGCGCTTATCCTCGGCACGACCATGACAGCTTGCGGATCGAACAACAACGGATCGAACAATGGGGCGAAAGACCAGAGCGCAAGCAGTACGAACAACACGAAGGACACGGGGAATAATACGGCGACCGCAGACAGCAACACATCCACAGACACGAATGCTGCCCCAGCCGGCCCGGACATTTCCAAGCATGTGAAGCTGACATGGGCCGCTCTCGGCGACCCGCCGAAGGATTTCGACGCGGTAAAAGCCAAGCTGAACGAAATGGCGAACAAGGATTTGAACGCCGACATCGACTTTGTCTGGATTGGCTGGGGCGACTTGGACAGCAAATACCCGCTCATGCTCATGTCCGGGCAGAACGTCGACATGATTTATACAGCCGGCTGGCTCGGCTACAGCGACAATGCGAAGAAAGGCGCGTTCACCGAGCTGACGAAAGACATGCTGGACAAATACGCGCCGAGCGCCGAGCAGAAGCTGCCACCTGAAGCATGGTCGAACGCAACCGTCGATGGCAAAATCATTGCCGTACCGCGTAACTTCCTCGAATACCAGGATGCAGGGCTTGCGGTGCGCGGCGACATTATGAGCAAGGCTGGCGTAACGGCATTAACGAATCTGGACGATGTCGAGAAGTACTTGGCAGCGGCCAAGGAAGCTGATCCGAAGGTCGTTCCGTTCAACACGGGAGCGTCCGTAGGCGACTATCCGCTTACTTCGTTCATCACGAAGAAGGAATCGCTCATTTCGGTTCCCGGCCTGCCGGCAAACATGCTCTTATTCGATCCGCTCGAGACGAAGCCGCAAGTGTCTTCGGTCTTCGACAATGCTGATCTGCTCGCTGCCTATCCGAAGATTCGCGAGATGTTCCAGAAAGGCTACATCAACAAGAACGTGCTGAACAACAAGACGCCTTCCCGAGACTCGTTCCAATCCGGCCAATCCGCGCTGGCTGCTTATGGCGATAACCAATTCCGTGATTCATACAACGGCATCAACGCAGCACATCCCGACTGGAACGTCTCGTTCCAATCGTTCTCGCCGGAAGGTCCATTCATTAAGCTGGCCTACGATTCCGGGATGATGGCGATTCCATCCGCTTCGAACAACAAGGAGCGCGCACTTATGTTTATGGATAAGTTCTTTAGCGATCCGAACTATTACATGCTCATGATCTACGGCATCGAAGGCAAGCACTGGGAGTATACGGCCGATAAATCGCAGATTGAGGTTCCGGCTGGCACGGACCCGTCCCTGTATCCGAAATGGCAGTATCCTTGGGGCTTCGGCGACTGGGTAGGCTTCAACAAACCGTCCACGACGGACTACCCGGATTATGCGAAGCATGTCCAGTACATGTCGAGCATTGCGAAGGATAATCCGTATGCGAACTTCAAGCCAAATACCGACTCCATTAAGAATGAAATTGCAGCACTGAACAATGTGTTCATCAAATACGGAGGCGCACTATCCTATGGAGCGGTCGATCCGGATGAAGCATTGAAGAAGGCGGCGTCTGAGCTCAAGGCTGCCGGCTATGACAAAGTGAAGACCGAGATTCAGAAGCAGCTTGATGCATTCACGCCAGGCTCGTAATTAATCATCACATACGTACAGACGACTAAGGGAACTGCTGATGGCGAATCGACAGTTCCCTTTTCGTATAGCATTGCTTGCAAGCGCATTCATCTGATTGAAAAAGGAGGATTTTGAAGTCATGCAGTTTTCCAGGATTCGCAAAGCATTAAGTGTGACCGTTACAAGCGCCATGCTGCTCAGCTTGCTCTCGACAGGTGCAAGCTCGGCGTTTGCAGCCGATG
This window harbors:
- a CDS encoding ABC transporter permease, producing the protein MVRKRNLLFYLVQNRPFLLMILPAVLFFILFSYLPMAGIIVAFKNFRFDRGIFGSDWNGINNFRFLFLSGQIWNIFKNTFFYNVAFIVTGTVIQVGVAVLLSELSSKFMSRFSQSLMFLPYFISWVIVGAFFYNLFNFDYGLVNAVLKALGLDPVDVYSSPGMWKYILVFFNNWKWIGYGSVLYLGAILSIDEEMYEAADIDGANVFQKIFRITLPNIVPTVIIMVLLQVGNVFRGDFGMFYQLVGNNGNLYDATDIIDTYVFRALSQMGDIPMSSAAACVQSVMCFLTISVVNGIVRKFSKENALY
- a CDS encoding extracellular solute-binding protein, with product MKTQTKKAIMIGTLALILGTTMTACGSNNNGSNNGAKDQSASSTNNTKDTGNNTATADSNTSTDTNAAPAGPDISKHVKLTWAALGDPPKDFDAVKAKLNEMANKDLNADIDFVWIGWGDLDSKYPLMLMSGQNVDMIYTAGWLGYSDNAKKGAFTELTKDMLDKYAPSAEQKLPPEAWSNATVDGKIIAVPRNFLEYQDAGLAVRGDIMSKAGVTALTNLDDVEKYLAAAKEADPKVVPFNTGASVGDYPLTSFITKKESLISVPGLPANMLLFDPLETKPQVSSVFDNADLLAAYPKIREMFQKGYINKNVLNNKTPSRDSFQSGQSALAAYGDNQFRDSYNGINAAHPDWNVSFQSFSPEGPFIKLAYDSGMMAIPSASNNKERALMFMDKFFSDPNYYMLMIYGIEGKHWEYTADKSQIEVPAGTDPSLYPKWQYPWGFGDWVGFNKPSTTDYPDYAKHVQYMSSIAKDNPYANFKPNTDSIKNEIAALNNVFIKYGGALSYGAVDPDEALKKAASELKAAGYDKVKTEIQKQLDAFTPGS
- a CDS encoding carbohydrate ABC transporter permease, with the protein product MKAIRLDKLALNIVAYAVIAIVALLCVIPFIMVLAGSFTSENAVMTNGYGLWPSVFSVESYRAILTDPTSLLKAYGVTLLITITGTVAGLFLTAMTAYVLYRKEFRYRNKFAFFFYFTTLFNGGLVAYYLIMLKYYHMKDSLLALIVPLLLSPYYILIMRNFLNAVPDAIPESAKVDGASEFTIFTRLCLPLMKPALASIGMFIALGYWNDWYQAALFIDDQNKFPLQYMLYKMITNIEFLSYAAGNNGIPTVELPHETVKLAMTVVSIGPVVLVYPFVQKYFVKGLTVGAVKG